A genomic window from Desulfopila inferna includes:
- a CDS encoding SAM hydrolase/SAM-dependent halogenase family protein, which produces MIKPNGIISLITDFGYTDEYIGVMKGAILRTCPETRIVDICHEIPAHNVVRAARMLAASYPYFPSGTIHLIVVDPGVGMDRHILVIEAAGHLFIAPDNGILTPLLSSSRLSGCYRLIISTKTTSSCTFHGRDIMAPAAARLAAGMTPRELATAIPAEECATVIMPSARMEDDCIIGEVVAIDHFGNIATSIGKEHLFSMRDSVEVCLGATVIRDIQATFGEVAAGFPVALINSRGDLEIGINMGNAAETLNLRVGDKVVVRSCKPS; this is translated from the coding sequence ATGATTAAACCTAACGGCATCATCAGCCTGATCACCGATTTCGGGTATACCGACGAATATATAGGCGTGATGAAAGGCGCTATTCTCCGTACTTGCCCTGAGACAAGGATAGTCGATATTTGCCACGAGATCCCCGCTCACAACGTTGTCCGGGCAGCGCGAATGCTGGCGGCATCCTACCCATATTTTCCGTCGGGGACTATTCATCTGATCGTGGTCGACCCGGGTGTGGGGATGGACAGGCATATCCTTGTAATCGAAGCAGCCGGGCATCTCTTCATTGCTCCGGATAACGGTATTCTCACGCCCCTGTTGTCTTCCAGCAGGCTCTCCGGCTGCTACCGGCTGATTATCTCAACAAAAACCACCAGCAGCTGTACTTTCCATGGACGTGATATCATGGCACCCGCCGCTGCCCGGTTGGCCGCGGGGATGACGCCAAGGGAACTGGCAACAGCAATACCAGCAGAGGAGTGTGCTACCGTTATCATGCCCTCGGCGCGCATGGAAGATGACTGTATAATCGGTGAGGTCGTCGCCATAGACCATTTCGGCAATATTGCCACTTCAATCGGGAAGGAACATCTTTTCTCTATGAGAGATTCGGTGGAAGTATGTCTCGGTGCGACAGTGATCAGAGATATTCAGGCGACTTTTGGAGAAGTGGCGGCAGGATTTCCCGTGGCCCTGATCAACAGTCGAGGGGATCTCGAGATCGGCATAAACATGGGAAATGCTGCGGAAACTCTGAATTTAAGAGTTGGCGATAAAGTAGTGGTCCGCAGCTGCAAACCAAGCTAA
- a CDS encoding dihydroorotate dehydrogenase, giving the protein MEVIRDQDSFPDLRVNVGSLKLQNPVMTASGTFGYAREFAGLMNLHRLGGVIVKGISLEPRHGNPPPRIVETACGMLNAIGLENVGVDRFIVEKMPYLRGLGIPVIVNVLGDTIDEYRIITEKLVGVEGISAVEVNISCPNVKKGGVAFGSDPEMAKAVTRTVAERSDVPVIVKLSPNVSDVATVAAAVEDGGADGISLINTLIGMAVDLRTRTPKLANVIGGLSGPAIKPVALRMVYQVAQRVTIPVIGIGGIETAEDALEFMVAGATAIQVGTANFINPRAGEDIVEGISRFVIEEKLTSIRELIGTLRVG; this is encoded by the coding sequence ATGGAAGTGATCAGGGACCAAGATTCTTTTCCGGATCTGCGTGTTAATGTAGGCAGTTTGAAATTGCAGAATCCGGTAATGACCGCCTCCGGAACTTTCGGTTATGCCCGTGAGTTCGCCGGTCTGATGAACCTGCACCGGCTTGGCGGAGTGATCGTCAAGGGTATTTCGCTTGAGCCGAGACACGGTAATCCACCACCCAGGATTGTCGAGACCGCTTGCGGCATGCTCAACGCCATTGGCTTGGAAAATGTGGGAGTTGATCGTTTTATCGTCGAGAAAATGCCTTACCTGAGAGGATTGGGGATTCCAGTTATTGTCAATGTTCTTGGTGATACCATCGATGAGTACAGGATAATCACCGAAAAGCTGGTGGGAGTTGAAGGAATATCCGCAGTTGAAGTCAACATCTCCTGCCCCAATGTCAAGAAAGGCGGGGTCGCTTTCGGCAGTGATCCGGAAATGGCCAAAGCTGTTACCCGGACGGTGGCTGAGAGAAGCGATGTGCCGGTAATAGTCAAACTCTCTCCCAATGTTTCGGATGTGGCGACGGTTGCCGCGGCAGTGGAGGATGGCGGTGCCGATGGCATTTCCCTTATAAATACGCTGATAGGAATGGCCGTCGATCTGCGGACCAGGACGCCGAAGCTCGCCAATGTCATCGGCGGCCTCTCCGGTCCGGCAATTAAACCGGTGGCACTGCGCATGGTCTATCAGGTCGCTCAAAGAGTCACCATTCCCGTGATCGGCATCGGCGGTATCGAAACAGCTGAGGATGCCCTGGAGTTTATGGTTGCCGGGGCCACGGCAATACAGGTGGGAACGGCAAATTTTATCAATCCCAGAGCAGGCGAAGATATCGTGGAAGGCATCAGCCGCTTTGTGATCGAGGAGAAGCTCACCTCTATCAGGGAACTCATCGGCACTCTGCGGGTGGGTTAG
- the mltA gene encoding murein transglycosylase A, with protein MPECSSARKAACQTTALLFIAAMISLQGCSYQHPVIFQPQNPPLFFDDGDPASLQTALSHQYRFISSLEKDTTVNIGGMPYTAAWLAESLAAFQEIIDLEPTPLELDRIIHENFTIYQAGGRHKSGAEMLVTGYYEPLVSGSLTHSPPFIHPLHSTPSDLVERTTASGKKVIGRIDDGGRFQPYWRRKEIEGTDLLRDYELVYLKDRFEAFLFHVQGSGRIRLPDGSVRSLQYRTNNGHSYSSIGKLLVDEKKMLLEEADTNAIRAYLRRNPAEVSRILNHNRRFIFFGWGGDEGPKGSIGVPLTAERSIAIDKEVLPMGTVAFLVTRRPVLDENGEISHWVPLHRFVVPQDSGAAIKGPGRVDLFWGGGPLAQAAAGAMKEQGYLYFLIKNTFEAAND; from the coding sequence ATGCCGGAATGTTCAAGTGCTCGCAAAGCCGCCTGTCAAACAACTGCACTTTTGTTCATTGCGGCAATGATCTCTCTACAGGGCTGCAGTTATCAGCACCCTGTTATTTTCCAACCCCAAAACCCCCCTCTTTTTTTCGATGACGGTGATCCCGCCTCGCTGCAGACTGCACTCTCTCACCAGTATCGCTTTATTAGCAGCCTGGAAAAGGATACAACGGTAAATATCGGCGGAATGCCTTATACCGCCGCCTGGCTTGCCGAATCACTTGCAGCTTTTCAAGAGATAATCGACCTTGAACCCACACCGCTGGAGCTTGATCGGATTATACATGAAAATTTCACCATTTATCAGGCCGGCGGGCGCCATAAAAGCGGTGCGGAAATGCTGGTTACCGGTTACTATGAACCGCTGGTATCGGGAAGCCTGACACATTCACCGCCCTTTATCCATCCACTCCACTCCACACCTTCTGATTTGGTGGAGCGGACAACCGCATCGGGAAAAAAGGTAATCGGCAGAATCGACGACGGCGGCAGATTCCAACCCTACTGGAGACGAAAGGAAATTGAGGGCACCGATCTTTTACGGGACTATGAACTGGTCTACCTCAAAGACCGTTTTGAGGCCTTTCTTTTTCATGTCCAGGGCTCGGGCAGAATCCGGTTACCCGACGGAAGTGTCCGTTCCCTGCAGTATCGCACCAACAACGGCCATTCTTATTCCAGCATCGGAAAGCTGCTGGTCGATGAAAAGAAGATGCTTCTCGAAGAGGCGGATACCAATGCAATCAGAGCCTACCTGCGCCGCAATCCCGCAGAGGTCTCCCGTATTCTCAACCATAATCGCAGGTTCATCTTCTTCGGCTGGGGTGGGGATGAAGGCCCCAAGGGGAGTATCGGCGTACCACTGACTGCCGAAAGATCGATTGCCATAGACAAAGAGGTCCTGCCCATGGGGACAGTTGCCTTTCTTGTCACCAGGAGGCCTGTACTGGACGAAAATGGCGAAATCAGCCACTGGGTCCCTCTGCATCGCTTTGTTGTTCCCCAGGACAGCGGCGCAGCCATAAAGGGTCCGGGCCGGGTTGATCTCTTCTGGGGTGGCGGCCCCTTGGCCCAGGCCGCAGCCGGTGCCATGAAAGAGCAGGGATATCTTTATTTTTTGATCAAAAATACTTTTGAAGCCGCGAATGATTAA
- a CDS encoding shikimate dehydrogenase, which yields MKIDGKTRTYGIIGNPVSHSLSPAMHNAAFAALGKNCIYIPFCVEDVGAAMQGLRGLKIKGVSVTIPHKEAVMAHLDRIDPVAERIGAVNTIKREQHHGSTLLCGYNTDWLGAVRPLQEQIQLKGSRAVILGAGGSARAIGFGLLEAGAEILLCSRTASRGRNLAADLGCEWFPLAEGFIPEGQILINATSVGMAPLQDKSPVPENIPAKFKVVMDIVYVPATTRLLADAQRSGCIAINGLEMLLYQGVAQFELWTGLPAPVEIMRQVLLEAVTIGEE from the coding sequence ATGAAGATAGATGGAAAAACCAGAACGTATGGCATCATTGGCAACCCGGTGAGCCATTCGTTGAGCCCGGCCATGCATAATGCCGCCTTTGCCGCATTAGGAAAAAATTGCATCTATATCCCTTTTTGCGTAGAGGATGTCGGGGCGGCCATGCAGGGCCTGCGAGGGCTGAAGATTAAAGGAGTCAGCGTCACCATACCACACAAGGAAGCGGTTATGGCGCACCTGGACCGTATTGATCCGGTGGCAGAGCGGATCGGGGCCGTCAATACCATCAAGCGTGAGCAGCATCATGGGTCGACACTGCTCTGTGGGTATAATACCGATTGGCTGGGAGCCGTACGTCCTTTGCAGGAGCAGATACAACTAAAAGGCTCCCGTGCCGTTATACTTGGGGCCGGTGGCTCCGCCCGGGCAATAGGCTTCGGACTGCTGGAAGCTGGAGCAGAGATCCTGTTATGCAGCAGAACGGCCTCCCGAGGCAGAAACCTGGCCGCCGATCTTGGCTGTGAATGGTTCCCGCTGGCGGAAGGCTTCATTCCGGAGGGGCAGATCCTTATCAATGCCACCTCGGTTGGCATGGCTCCGCTGCAGGACAAAAGTCCGGTTCCGGAGAATATACCCGCAAAATTCAAAGTAGTCATGGACATCGTTTATGTACCGGCTACCACCAGGCTTCTTGCCGACGCCCAACGTTCAGGCTGTATCGCTATCAATGGTTTGGAGATGCTGCTCTACCAGGGAGTGGCTCAGTTTGAGCTGTGGACAGGGTTGCCGGCTCCGGTTGAGATAATGCGGCAGGTTCTGCTGGAGGCGGTCACTATCGGAGAAGAGTAA
- the aroD gene encoding type I 3-dehydroquinate dehydratase produces the protein MKKLICASIGKNTMLEALQQASAVAERTDIIEIRLDLIEDRAVAPFLEQIAKPLLFTNRASWEGGGFNGDESARIALLAEAVIRTAAYVDLELLAPPRSWSRLEQECGRSATKLICSWHNFLETPADPVLLDKLEQMADSGGHIGKIVTMARDYRDVLRVLSLQERAAQLDFPLIAFCMGAAGVISRVASPALGGYMTYCAADNGEMTASGQITVDDMLAIYSYL, from the coding sequence ATGAAAAAGTTGATTTGTGCCAGTATTGGCAAAAATACCATGCTGGAGGCGCTGCAGCAGGCCTCTGCAGTTGCCGAAAGAACCGATATTATCGAAATCCGCCTGGATCTGATAGAAGATAGAGCTGTTGCACCTTTTTTGGAGCAGATTGCCAAACCCCTGCTTTTCACTAACAGAGCCTCCTGGGAAGGTGGTGGCTTCAATGGAGATGAATCGGCCAGAATCGCCCTCTTGGCCGAAGCGGTGATTAGGACGGCGGCATACGTGGACCTCGAGCTTCTCGCACCTCCTCGATCCTGGAGCAGGTTGGAGCAAGAATGCGGCAGATCGGCGACAAAGCTGATTTGCTCATGGCATAATTTTCTGGAAACACCTGCCGACCCTGTGCTGCTAGACAAACTTGAACAAATGGCCGATAGCGGCGGCCACATCGGTAAGATAGTTACCATGGCCCGGGATTATCGTGACGTTCTGCGCGTGTTGAGCCTGCAGGAAAGGGCGGCCCAGCTTGATTTTCCCCTCATTGCCTTCTGTATGGGAGCAGCCGGCGTTATCAGCAGGGTGGCAAGCCCCGCGCTTGGCGGCTATATGACCTATTGTGCCGCCGACAATGGGGAGATGACCGCTTCGGGACAGATTACCGTGGATGATATGCTCGCTATCTACAGCTATCTCTAA